In the Henningerozyma blattae CBS 6284 chromosome 8, complete genome genome, one interval contains:
- the TBLA0H00600 gene encoding uncharacterized protein (similar to Saccharomyces cerevisiae CRF1 (YDR223W) and IFH1 (YLR223C); ancestral locus Anc_8.434), producing the protein MSTGKKSPRKKIISSPSKRQRSGKKAIPSSPYSPEAVSNSKMTIPNDTTKLLGSKLSNKHTALGRKTASKSSLSKKPITTITDTTHVVSDVDVTIGNSIQDEQEELNNDDKNEKFSIDHSRIANKSILDNKFLNNTNDNRVATKSLDNSTGKQSKLIQKEDTPNTQQIAAPIMLDNLKEIPTSSSISTLRQYTEDDDYDKVTSETESSKIISLAENNATPKNEAELENNTLQNSSTSSISKDDSDVYEDISDIEVDVDNSSDDSSEDEEDSGDDRSSIYSSDSSEDENMNFVKLRAQRKKKAMKALSVMKRNNAPMKSSDSYINSSPSKAPIASSLFSDEINDSEHKNQQHLMPNSDIPVDTTEDIGEEVHLDDSKMKRINNTIMNSDSDEDSDYNIDQDEYFNAIDNDNEAVSSNETDNEHTGLETGDDDDSPILDEETKNIVTEFRSDDELSFDGSVHEQGSDPDDWDMTSSDNSSKSQEDEEEGEILSNVESIYTDDYNVLQLNGMYEDDIDDENEEDNEGNSNLMMELTMPFYEDSKFSNLYYYEDGTEPRLGLSTQLPKLLNDDKIKKIRRIVAKKKENEEIKERRKLLKETRKKNKKSLNDDGNDYIFGVFFHSDDSDMDDKETIYKVNHDSNFLNNNVINSNTYNSSAALTSSVNNMHFEKDYESSNDDNILMDEARLASDDESDDNSSKISSQKNYTPRIDTETVSSSSDSISLTLADIDDEISSDEFSSYDVSDVSNDNGAISNVFVDIDDLDPDSFYFNLSDGESSSSVFSDNDSGVKLMSTNDSHERPDSDENIVYVDDETTDEDTNLPPPEARNKSIGTKAKEIVSANVVGLKPPKLGTWDTENKPFSIIDGLSTKSLYPLIQEYQQLMKAEKSESSNENDTNAGTPNENSQYAASSTHQDGDELTLNELLNMSELDDDEEANIQSLSTSDWYKRPKVPLSAFRNKGASNLEDEFLLPANSTRKVPIGYIGNDKTRRRIDKIKEKQRKESEKRRKIKKKKKLLKLKRERDRKEKQRLQDTIMTPVALSTENSLLLGDQNNLFNPTEFGLGNLNDSIAGNPQGQDDINNGLSNNLGLSTARKESIKGMGIEDIHKLLGENNGDTLLDLDTDNDNDHSNLGGVVAFNGESINSGNLESIMMTNNNQNGSSDAEIMLSTDADILASLTAPVRLEDFDEENGSMWRRRHSIVEAAGENMRFTKNGVFSENALADLEGILGTTRDNTTELAGNVFDLSEVIQ; encoded by the coding sequence ATGTCTACCGGTAAGAAAAGTCCTcgcaaaaaaataatttcaagCCCTAGTAAAAGGCAACGAAGTGGTAAGAAAGCAATACCATCTTCACCTTATAGTCCTGAGGCGGTTTCAAATAGTAAAATGACGATACCAAATGATACCACTAAATTATTAGGCTCGAAATTATCCAATAAGCATACTGCATTGGGTAGAAAAACTGCATCAAAATCGTCATTATCGAAAAAACCTATTACAACTATAACTGACACCACACATGTGGTATCAGATGTTGATGTTACTATTGGAAACTCAATTCAAGATGAACAggaagaattaaataatgatgataagaatgaaaaattttcaatagatCATTCGAGGATTGCCAACAAATCCATACTTGACAataaatttctaaataacACAAATGATAATAGGGTTGCAACTAAATCCCTGGATAATTCTACAGGTAAACAAAGTAAACTTATACAAAAAGAAGACACCCCTAATACCCAACAAATAGCAGCCCCTATAATGCTTgataatttgaaagaaattcCTACATCAAGTAGCATCTCAACATTAAGACAATATactgaagatgatgattatgATAAAGTAACTTCAGAAACAGAATCCtccaaaataatatctcTTGCTGAAAACAATGCGACTCCAAAAAATGAAGCTGAACTCGAAAATAACACACTACAAAATTCCAGCACAAGTAGTATTAGTAAAGATGATTCAGACGTATATGAGGATATAAGCGATATAGAGGTTGATGTGGATAATTCAAGTGACGATTCTAGTGAAGACGAAGAAGATAGTGGTGATGATAGAAGTAGCATTTATAGTTCCGATAGTtcagaagatgaaaatatgaattttgtaaaattacGTGCTCAGAGGAAAAAGAAGGCAATGAAAGCTTTATCTGTcatgaaaagaaataatgCACCAATGAAAAGTAGCGattcatatataaattCTTCTCCCAGCAAAGCACCAATAGCTTCATCCCTATTCTcagatgaaattaatgattctGAACATAAAAATCAGCAACACTTGATGCCAAATTCAGATATACCAGTAGATACTACTGAGGATATTGGTGAAGAGGTTCATTTGGATGATtcaaaaatgaaaagaataaataatactattatGAACAGTGATTCTGATGAGGATTCTgattataatattgatcaagatgaatattttaacgCTATTGATAATGACAATGAAGCTGTGTCCTCTAATGAAACAGACAATGAACACACAGGTCTTGAAACAggtgatgatgacgatTCTCCAAtattagatgaagaaacTAAGAATATTGTTACTGAATTCAGaagtgatgatgaattatcCTTTGATGGTAGCGTTCATGAACAAGGCTCTGATCCTGATGACTGGGATATGACTTCTTCCGATAATAGCAGCAAAAGccaagaagatgaagaagaaggcGAAATTCTTTCCAATGTTGAAAGTATTTACACTGATGATTATAATGTTTTACAATTAAATGGAATGTATGAAGATGAcattgatgatgaaaatgaagagGATAATGAGGGAAATAGTAATTTGATGATGGAATTAACAATGCCCTTTTATGAAGATTcgaaattttcaaatctttattattatgaagATGGCACAGAACCTCGATTAGGATTAAGTACTCAGTTGCCAAAGctattaaatgatgataaaattaagaaaatacGAAGGATTGTCGctaagaaaaaagaaaatgaggaaatcaaagaaagaagaaaattattgaaagagACTCgcaagaaaaataaaaaatctttaaacGATGATGGTAATGATTACATATTTGGAGTATTCTTCCATAGTGATGATAGCGATATGGATGATAAGGAGACTATATATAAAGTAAATCATGACAgcaattttctaaataataatgttatTAACAGTAACACCTACAATTCCAGTGCTGCTTTAACTTCATCAGTAAATAACATGCATTTTGAGAAAGACTATGAAAGCTCTAATGAcgataatattttaatggaTGAAGCAAGGTTGGCATCAGATGATGAATCAGatgataattcttcaaaaattagTTCACAAAAAAACTATACTCCCAGAATTGATACAGAAACAGTTTCTTCCTCCTCCGATAGTATATCCTTAACATTGGCagatattgatgatgaaatatCTTCTGATGAATTTAGCTCGTATGATGTATCCGATGTTTCTAATGACAACGGTGCTATTTCTAATGTTTTTGTTGACATTGATGACTTAGATCCTGATTctttttactttaatttatCTGACGGtgaatcatcatcatcagtATTCTCTGACAACGATTCTGGTGTTAAACTGATGTCGACTAACGATTCTCATGAAAGACCTGACTCCgatgaaaatattgtcTATGTCGATGATGAAACTACTGATGAGGACACCAATCTACCACCACCTGAGGCTAGAAATAAGAGTATCGGTACTAAAGCCAAAGAAATAGTTAGTGCTAATGTAGTTGGTTTAAAACCTCCAAAATTGGGAACTTGGGATACGGAAAATAAACCCTTTAGTATTATTGATGGGTTATCCACAAAATCCCTTTATCCATTAATACAGGAATATCAACAATTGATGAAAGCGGAAAAATCAGAATCAAGCAATGAAAATGACACCAATGCAGGTACTCCGAATGAAAATAGTCAATATGCAGCATCCTCAACACATCAAGACGGTGATGAATTAACCCTGAacgaattattaaatatgaGTGAACTAGATGATGACGAAGAAGCGAACATACAGTCATTATCGACGTCTGATTGGTATAAAAGGCCAAAAGTTCCTTTATCTGCTTTCCGTAACAAGGGTGCCTCAAATCTTGAAGATGAATTCTTACTACCCGCTAATAGCACACGAAAGGTTCCAATTGGCTATATTGGGAATGACAAgacaagaagaagaattgataaaattaaagaaaagcAAAGAAAGGAGTCAGAGAAAAGACGAAAGAttaagaagaagaagaaattgctaaaattgaaaagagaGCGTGATAGAAAAGAGAAGCAGAGACTACAGGACACTATTATGACTCCAGTTGCATTATCTACGGAAAATTCTTTGTTACTTGGTGATCAAAATAATCTATTTAATCCTACCGAGTTTGGCTTAGGTAATTTGAATGATTCAATAGCTGGTAATCCACAAGGCCaagatgatattaataacgGTTTATCTAATAACCTTGGTTTATCAACTGCGCGTAAAGAGAGTATTAAAGGTATGGGCATTGAAGACATTCATAAACTTCTTGGCGAAAATAATGGCGATACATTACTGGACTTAGATactgataatgataatgatcaTTCTAACCTAGGTGGGGTTGTTGCATTTAATGGTGAGAGTATAAATTCTGGAAATCTTGAATCAATTATGATGACTAACAACAATCAAAATGGCTCTAGTGACGCTGAAATTATGTTAAGCACTGACGCTGATATTTTGGCATCATTAACTGCACCTGTACGTTTAGAAGATTTTGACGAAGAGAACGGCTCGATGTGGAGACGTAGACACAGCATAGTAGAAGCTGCTGGTGAAAATATGAGATTCACAAAAAATGGTGTTTTTAGTGAAAATGCCCTTGCCGATCTGGAAGGAATTCTTGGAACTACTCGCGATAATACCACTGAATTGGCAGGAAATGTTTTCGATCTAAGTGAagtaattcaataa